From the genome of Rathayibacter sp. VKM Ac-2759, one region includes:
- a CDS encoding DeoR/GlpR family DNA-binding transcription regulator encodes MYAPERHQAILDRARSDGRVEVRDLAQSLAVTPETIRRDLTSLEKRGLLRRAHGGAIPVERLGIEPEVAAREGHLAAEKDRIATAALAEVPDGGSIAIDAGTTTVRLAELLPLDRRLTVVTHSLPVAMALVGRPNIDLHLLGGHLRGVTQAAVGPWVTQAIASVSVDVAFIGTNGISRERGLTTPDLDEAVVKTAIIASARRVVVLADHSKFGRQDFGHVAPLSAVDTVITDREVDDELADDIESAGPEVVRA; translated from the coding sequence ATGTACGCACCGGAGCGGCACCAGGCGATCCTGGACCGTGCCCGCTCGGACGGGCGGGTCGAGGTCCGCGACCTCGCGCAGTCCCTGGCGGTCACGCCCGAGACCATCCGCCGCGATCTCACGAGCCTCGAGAAGCGCGGCCTGCTGCGCCGGGCCCACGGAGGCGCGATCCCGGTCGAGCGGCTCGGCATCGAGCCCGAGGTCGCCGCCCGCGAGGGCCACCTCGCCGCCGAGAAGGACCGCATCGCGACCGCCGCCCTGGCCGAGGTCCCCGACGGCGGATCGATCGCCATCGACGCCGGGACCACCACGGTCCGCCTCGCAGAGCTGCTCCCCCTGGACCGCCGGCTGACGGTCGTCACCCACTCCCTCCCCGTCGCGATGGCGCTCGTCGGCCGGCCCAACATCGATCTCCACCTCCTCGGCGGCCACCTGCGCGGAGTCACGCAGGCCGCGGTCGGTCCCTGGGTCACCCAGGCGATCGCCTCCGTCTCGGTGGACGTCGCCTTCATCGGCACCAACGGCATCAGCCGGGAGCGCGGGCTCACCACCCCCGACCTCGACGAGGCCGTCGTCAAGACCGCGATCATCGCCTCCGCGCGACGCGTCGTCGTCCTCGCCGACCACTCGAAGTTCGGCCGCCAGGACTTCGGGCACGTCGCCCCGCTGTCCGCGGTCGACACCGTCATCACCGATCGCGAAGTCGACGACGAGCTCGCCGACGACATCGAGTCGGCCGGCCCGGAGGTCGTCCGCGCATGA